From a single Rutidosis leptorrhynchoides isolate AG116_Rl617_1_P2 chromosome 5, CSIRO_AGI_Rlap_v1, whole genome shotgun sequence genomic region:
- the LOC139850368 gene encoding uncharacterized protein, which translates to MQQLEDQIASETEEDDESDDEEYPFDLVCEDRVDFDAKPFLRESLMVREAYEYGHFKFVGVGNNSEIIKKVELFCVERAKIHDDYAGDEALVQHKLNEFNSNFCQANRIHALHLMTAAFNMKMRSLVDVMMEDVIDIFAKMTEDEAYKILFVNLKDNYNHTDFVRLNERFKFNRWAYEDL; encoded by the exons ATGCAACAGCTGGAAGATCAAATAGCATCAGAGACTGAAGAAGACGACGAAAGCGATGACGAAGAATACCCGTTTGATCTTGTTTGTGAGGATAGGGTAGACTTTGACGCTAAGCCCTTTCTCAGGGAGTCTTTAATGGTCCGAGAGGCTTACGAGTACGGTCACTTTAAATTCGTAGGGGTCGGAAACAATAGTGAAATCATTAAGAAGGTTGAATTGTTTTGTGTGGAACGTGCCAAGATCCATGATGATTATGCCGGTGATGAAGCCCTCGTCCAACACAAGTTGAATGAGTTCAATTCCAATTTTTGCCAAGCCAATCGGATACATGCTCTCCATCTTATGACT GCTGCTTTCAATATGAAGATGAGAAGCCTCGTGGACGTGATGATGGAAGACGTTATTGACATATTTGCCAAAATGACTGAAGATGAGGCTTACAAAATCTTATTCGTGAATTTGAAAGATAATTATAATCATACTGATTTTGTTAGGTTGAATGAGCGTTTCAAGTTTAACAGGTGGGCTTATGAAGACCTTTAA